One Nostoc punctiforme PCC 73102 DNA window includes the following coding sequences:
- a CDS encoding prepilin-type N-terminal cleavage/methylation domain-containing protein: MQGAALLRLNKIPKQFVVETPKQASLANRLRYVSAYFQKDAGFSLIELIVVMLLVGILSAIAAPGWLAFVNRQQVNKVNDAVLAALQQAQREAKNKKLNYSVSFQKNSTTQNVEVAIYRSDGSPTWKPLGADIGVSSNKFLIGTNLSSENTAGSSVSDTLSASTKITFDYMGTLPNANFGTITAPATEAPGLKIVVAVPNSANSTSASSTKRCVIVKTLLGSMLTAKDDKCS; this comes from the coding sequence ATGCAAGGCGCAGCTTTATTGAGGTTAAACAAAATTCCTAAACAATTTGTAGTGGAAACACCCAAGCAGGCATCTCTGGCGAACAGACTTCGCTATGTATCTGCATACTTCCAAAAGGATGCTGGCTTTAGCCTGATAGAATTAATAGTAGTAATGCTCTTAGTTGGAATTTTATCAGCGATCGCAGCTCCTGGTTGGCTTGCCTTTGTAAATCGCCAGCAAGTGAACAAAGTTAATGACGCTGTTTTAGCTGCACTACAACAAGCACAGCGCGAAGCTAAAAACAAAAAACTTAACTACAGTGTCAGTTTTCAGAAAAATAGCACAACCCAAAATGTAGAGGTTGCCATTTATCGTAGCGATGGAAGTCCCACATGGAAACCTTTAGGGGCGGATATAGGAGTTAGCTCTAATAAATTTCTGATAGGTACGAATCTCAGCAGTGAAAATACTGCTGGTTCTTCTGTATCTGACACTTTAAGTGCATCAACAAAAATTACCTTTGACTATATGGGGACTTTACCAAATGCAAACTTTGGAACAATTACAGCCCCTGCGACAGAAGCACCTGGGTTAAAAATTGTGGTAGCTGTACCAAACTCTGCAAATTCTACATCGGCTAGTAGCACCAAGCGATGCGTCATTGTGAAAACTCTCTTAGGTTCAATGCTTACAGCAAAAGATGATAAATGCAGTTAA
- a CDS encoding pilus assembly FimT family protein — translation MDIQVHLPSLVNAKKLLNKHSCSGFTLLEMLVVVVLIGILATLGIANWLAFVETRRLNTAQNEVQLAIHQARRQATKEKLTWQASFREQDGIIQWAVHPATINPSTANWNNIDSNVRLDSETTLQLSNNIRKVQFDYRGNAKSPNDLGRITLSSKSGGKVKRCVIVSTILGAMRTAKEHTTTDDDKYCY, via the coding sequence ATGGATATCCAGGTGCATTTACCGTCTCTAGTTAATGCAAAGAAGCTTTTGAATAAGCACTCCTGTAGTGGTTTTACCCTGCTAGAGATGTTAGTAGTTGTTGTATTAATTGGTATATTAGCTACGCTGGGAATAGCTAATTGGCTAGCTTTTGTAGAGACTCGCCGTCTCAACACTGCTCAAAACGAAGTTCAGCTTGCTATTCATCAAGCCCGAAGGCAAGCCACTAAGGAAAAGTTGACTTGGCAAGCCAGTTTTCGCGAGCAAGACGGCATTATTCAATGGGCTGTTCATCCTGCTACAATAAACCCATCTACGGCTAACTGGAATAACATAGATTCCAATGTACGCTTAGACTCTGAGACAACCTTGCAACTGTCAAATAATATACGCAAAGTTCAATTTGACTACAGAGGGAATGCTAAAAGCCCTAACGATCTAGGACGAATCACACTATCGAGTAAGTCTGGTGGTAAAGTCAAGCGTTGTGTTATTGTTTCAACGATTTTAGGGGCAATGCGAACGGCAAAGGAGCATACTACAACCGATGACGACAAGTATTGCTATTAG
- the hpsC gene encoding hormogonium polysaccharide secretion pseudopilin HpsC, with protein MINSLKFILSTQLKRSGINKTISGFTLIELLVAMVMAILIITPLMAFMINILDGDRKEQAKATSEQEIQAALDYINRDLQQAVYIYDADGVTRNADTTITNSGIKNQIPPLKSATSCSDSTICKPILVFWKRQLIADSVGINASTETSAANTDDGFAYSLVAYYLITNTDGANSTWSKEARIGRFELRGPVNATNANTTGSATDSGFNPPSLNKNGTLLKDKMDQWQAASANYSNQVVTLVDYISTTAPSSTAPCSSPNLVGSQTSGFFACVDANDVLAQVYIRGNALARVQNNNLAYANNTKTYFPSSSIRVQGRGFLFSK; from the coding sequence ATGATAAATTCACTGAAATTTATCCTGAGTACTCAATTAAAACGCTCTGGAATAAATAAGACAATTAGCGGCTTTACCCTGATTGAGCTGCTAGTAGCTATGGTTATGGCAATACTAATCATAACGCCTTTAATGGCTTTTATGATTAACATTTTAGATGGCGATCGCAAAGAACAAGCTAAGGCAACTTCTGAGCAAGAAATCCAAGCAGCACTGGATTATATCAATCGTGACTTACAACAAGCAGTTTACATCTACGATGCTGATGGTGTTACTAGAAATGCAGATACTACTATTACTAATTCAGGAATTAAAAACCAAATACCACCACTGAAATCTGCTACTAGCTGTAGTGATAGCACTATTTGTAAACCAATACTTGTTTTTTGGAAACGTCAGCTTATAGCTGATAGTGTTGGTATTAATGCCAGCACTGAGACTAGTGCTGCAAATACAGATGATGGCTTTGCTTATTCATTAGTAGCGTATTACTTAATCACCAATACAGATGGTGCAAACTCTACCTGGTCTAAAGAGGCACGCATTGGTAGATTTGAACTTCGAGGACCGGTGAATGCAACTAATGCTAATACAACAGGAAGTGCAACTGATAGTGGATTTAATCCACCATCACTAAATAAAAACGGTACTTTACTCAAAGACAAGATGGATCAATGGCAGGCTGCATCAGCAAATTATAGTAATCAAGTCGTAACTTTGGTTGATTACATTAGCACCACTGCCCCTAGTAGCACCGCACCTTGCTCTAGTCCAAACCTTGTAGGCAGTCAAACAAGTGGATTTTTTGCTTGTGTCGATGCCAACGACGTGTTAGCCCAGGTGTACATCAGAGGTAATGCACTTGCTCGTGTGCAAAATAATAACCTAGCTTATGCTAATAACACAAAAACTTATTTTCCCAGTTCAAGCATTCGAGTCCAAGGACGCGGATTTTTATTTAGTAAATAA
- a CDS encoding glycosyltransferase: MIKSTLNKTLISVIIPAYNSEKTIKKTIESVLNQTFHNFELIVINDGSQDSTLEVIRKIPDSRIQVFSYPNAGGNVSRNRGLNHAVGKFVSFLDADDVWTPDKLQHQLKALQKNVTAKVAYSWTDYIDEKGEFILSGKRVTANGNVYESLLLNNFLENGSNPLICRKALITLGGFDESLGAAQDWDMWLRLAYKFNFICVPSVQILYRITPNSVSCNLVRQEKSCLQVLERAYKERPSLRDANGTTLKDSWNLCLANLYKYLVCKALQKPLNRKKGIAAAIFLCKYFIYDPSRLQNINFTLKLSLKIVIILILPTLLDIITNQRQVRRQETETLLNDWVVEKRSENKNGYPGAFTVSS; encoded by the coding sequence ATGATTAAGTCAACTTTAAACAAAACATTAATTAGTGTGATTATCCCAGCTTACAATAGTGAAAAAACTATTAAAAAAACTATTGAATCTGTTTTAAATCAAACTTTTCATAATTTTGAATTAATTGTAATAAATGATGGTTCTCAAGATTCAACATTAGAAGTTATTAGAAAAATTCCAGACTCGCGAATACAAGTATTTTCCTATCCTAATGCTGGCGGAAATGTTAGTCGTAATCGAGGGTTAAACCATGCTGTTGGAAAATTTGTTAGTTTCTTAGATGCAGATGATGTTTGGACACCTGATAAACTTCAGCATCAATTAAAGGCTTTGCAAAAAAACGTTACTGCAAAAGTTGCTTATAGTTGGACTGATTATATTGATGAAAAGGGTGAATTTATACTTTCAGGGAAGCGAGTTACCGCTAATGGAAATGTTTATGAAAGTTTGTTACTAAATAATTTTTTAGAGAATGGCTCCAATCCTTTAATTTGTAGAAAAGCTTTAATTACATTAGGTGGCTTTGATGAATCTCTAGGTGCGGCTCAGGATTGGGATATGTGGCTGCGATTAGCTTATAAGTTTAATTTTATATGCGTCCCATCTGTACAAATCTTATATCGCATAACTCCTAATTCAGTTTCTTGCAATCTTGTTAGACAGGAAAAATCCTGTTTACAAGTGCTTGAGAGGGCCTATAAGGAAAGACCTTCTCTAAGAGACGCTAATGGAACGACACTAAAGGATAGTTGGAATCTTTGTCTGGCAAATTTATATAAATACCTGGTCTGCAAAGCTCTACAAAAGCCATTAAACAGAAAAAAAGGTATAGCAGCTGCTATATTTTTATGTAAGTATTTTATTTATGACCCTTCAAGACTTCAGAATATAAATTTCACCCTAAAACTGTCACTGAAAATTGTCATAATCCTTATTCTGCCGACCTTGCTAGACATTATTACTAACCAGCGTCAAGTTAGAAGGCAAGAAACTGAAACATTGCTCAACGACTGGGTAGTTGAAAAGCGCTCAGAAAACAAAAATGGATATCCAGGTGCATTTACCGTCTCTAGTTAA
- the hpsE gene encoding hormogonium polysaccharide biosynthesis glycosyltransferase HpsE, whose protein sequence is MDKHTLGSLDFTVSIPTYNGAKRLPKVLDLLLNQTGVENLNWEIIIIDNNSKDDTNKISEYYQNFSNKNFSVRYFLEKEQGIAFARMRAINEARGEFIAFIDDDNLPANDWVLQSYLFGKEHPQAGAWSGQIHGDFEVNPPKDFARIQAFLAIREHGLKPYLFDADNLRLPPGAALVVRKQAWCESVPEQLVFKGRLTKLMVAGDDTEALLYLHKEGWEIWYNPAMHIDHQIPHWRLEKDYLLVLARGCGLCIFQLRLINAKNWQKPILFVKTILGNLHRLLHHLIKYRGQLESNLIAVFEINFYLASMMSPFYSLRWKLDKIFKTRSI, encoded by the coding sequence ATGGATAAACATACACTTGGCAGCTTAGATTTTACTGTATCTATTCCTACATACAATGGAGCCAAACGTTTACCGAAAGTTTTAGATTTGCTACTCAATCAGACAGGAGTAGAAAATCTTAATTGGGAAATTATTATTATTGATAATAATAGTAAAGATGATACAAATAAAATAAGTGAGTATTATCAAAATTTTTCTAATAAAAATTTTTCAGTGAGGTACTTTTTAGAGAAAGAACAGGGAATAGCTTTCGCAAGAATGCGGGCTATAAATGAAGCAAGAGGCGAGTTTATTGCATTCATAGATGATGATAATCTTCCAGCAAATGATTGGGTTTTACAATCTTATCTTTTCGGCAAAGAACATCCTCAAGCTGGTGCCTGGAGTGGTCAAATTCATGGAGATTTTGAAGTAAACCCCCCAAAAGATTTTGCAAGGATTCAAGCCTTTCTAGCCATTAGAGAACACGGACTAAAACCATATTTATTTGATGCAGATAATTTAAGACTTCCTCCAGGGGCTGCGCTAGTCGTCCGTAAACAAGCTTGGTGTGAAAGTGTTCCTGAACAATTGGTTTTTAAAGGTAGACTAACTAAATTGATGGTTGCTGGAGATGATACAGAAGCTCTCTTATACTTGCACAAAGAAGGTTGGGAAATCTGGTACAATCCGGCGATGCATATCGATCATCAAATTCCACATTGGCGGCTAGAAAAAGATTACTTACTAGTACTAGCGCGTGGTTGTGGCCTGTGTATTTTCCAGCTCCGCTTGATCAATGCTAAAAATTGGCAAAAACCAATACTTTTCGTTAAAACTATTTTGGGAAATTTACACCGATTATTACACCATCTTATTAAGTATAGAGGTCAATTAGAAAGTAATTTAATAGCAGTTTTTGAGATTAACTTTTACTTAGCTAGTATGATGAGCCCCTTTTATTCCTTAAGATGGAAGTTAGACAAAATTTTTAAAACAAGAAGTATATAA
- the hpsE gene encoding hormogonium polysaccharide biosynthesis glycosyltransferase HpsE translates to MTENLDITIAIPTYNGESRLPELLERLQNQIHTDNLSWEIIVVDNNSTDNTAKVVETYQQNWQCPYPLKYCFEAQQGAAYARKRAVAEAKGRLIGFLDDDNYPVSNWVYAAYTFGEKYPKVGAYGSQIHPDWEIEPPENFQRIAPFLAITERGNLPLLYEPAKKLLPPSAGLVVRKQAWLESVPDKPILTGRVQGNMLTSEDLEMLSYIQKSGWEIWYNPEMEIFHKIPTSRLQKDYLIPFFRGIGLSRCVTRMVNIKEMYRPFFILAYMINDLRKIALHLLKYNTLLKSDLVAACEMQLFLSSLFSPFYLLKNGYLTKKQ, encoded by the coding sequence ATGACTGAAAACCTTGATATTACTATAGCGATCCCAACTTATAACGGTGAAAGTCGTTTGCCAGAACTATTAGAACGACTACAAAACCAAATTCACACCGACAATTTATCTTGGGAAATTATAGTTGTAGACAATAACAGCACTGATAACACAGCTAAAGTTGTTGAAACCTATCAACAAAATTGGCAATGTCCTTACCCTTTGAAGTATTGCTTTGAAGCACAACAGGGGGCAGCCTATGCCCGAAAAAGGGCAGTTGCAGAAGCTAAAGGTAGATTGATAGGTTTTCTAGATGATGACAACTATCCAGTATCAAATTGGGTGTATGCAGCTTATACTTTTGGTGAAAAATATCCCAAAGTGGGAGCTTATGGTAGCCAAATTCACCCTGACTGGGAAATAGAACCACCAGAGAACTTTCAGCGAATTGCCCCATTCTTGGCAATTACAGAGCGAGGTAATTTACCGCTATTATATGAACCAGCTAAAAAATTACTACCTCCCTCTGCTGGACTTGTTGTGCGTAAACAAGCGTGGTTAGAAAGTGTACCGGATAAGCCTATTTTAACTGGGAGAGTTCAAGGCAATATGCTTACCAGTGAAGACTTAGAAATGCTGTCTTACATTCAAAAATCAGGCTGGGAAATTTGGTATAACCCAGAGATGGAAATATTTCACAAAATACCAACTTCTCGTTTACAAAAAGATTATTTAATTCCGTTTTTTAGAGGTATTGGACTTAGCCGTTGTGTAACTAGAATGGTGAATATAAAAGAAATGTATAGGCCATTTTTCATTTTAGCTTATATGATAAATGACCTACGCAAAATTGCTTTACACTTACTTAAATACAATACTCTGTTGAAAAGTGATTTAGTTGCTGCTTGTGAAATGCAACTGTTTTTAAGCAGCTTATTTAGTCCTTTTTACCTTTTGAAGAATGGCTATTTAACTAAAAAACAATGA
- the hpsA gene encoding hormogonium polysaccharide biosynthesis protein HpsA: MPRKRQLVKAIQKTFKQISKQFLSAINKQIIWLLRAFFGNRRRHSSANAGFVLPTVAMVILVVVLLTTAILFRSFERSKNASNVRVNEAVLNAANPAIDRARAKIDALLQDPTLPRGTPSDSALYDVLKKDKYRLGDETRLKLAFDIDGNNSIDTSSALENDETLKSAWKFAVDTDNNGKKDTFTLYGIYFRTPPRNSSGEFSRERKTLEARTPPMDGSSNQNCGSASGFSSLVGNSSWYKLNSGNLGKSFFVYSVNVPITQIGGLDATQYETYKGNKSVVALEFQQDRTRIPLSNNAVWFENDLEVIVGSTTLLLNGRIHTNANLLVGVINSGGNITLRQVSSKTSCFYNEENGQISVGGNVGNGSLAQNNTGTSVNVDLFQGFGNNTNTDYINNTNKSTSSTGGAEIGFNDAAFNKRIAAMKTTAIALCTTCNAAATTTGSALKAAVNASGYPSDVKTNVTAKVLDTDDITTAKNILYDEIEVYLRNRTRRVPFAEVADATGGDQTVGYTAITASLDPQQTWREPVNASNQLTGATSITLTTSQLEETYPDLQKKEGVQTKLGDRVLVGNNLPALWQQGTQYVGTEANQLISSGGTVVNWTRPTGSDAQQRWRNTQIQAVTDLGLSDRNGFWEENATVNPVNDLDSVGGVRIVTGAGIYVDGSGSVPNTITGPFYPRGSSALGSFLTAPSTDTTIVWPDTMPMSTPGNGRSGDLKMRATAVYHYKVDYGTDQEPIACVSSYYDPSTADTAKNKVNQDGGYGVDTTNGRSNNGVVYNFPGRTSFTINKTRLQLQANLKFPNGRWVNQPLKDALTKIGTATTVPSTGLQLADYSAIDTALCAISIFSSPTSFVTPTNQPAHGAIREASFLDAREAKQISPSNTSSTYDLDLEQRQPLEVRVTDIDLGSLATTAITANEYLLPYSGIIYASRDDALRDASEPYTEGNVSSTSNSELLSPTDFKLDPTRRPNGIRLINGGTLARTSTNAYNAKEKGLILVTNLPVYIKGNFNLHRTSTSSTTEIEEFTVSASTDFYGRSTREDRFACRQGRTGCPTTGGDFWRPATIIADSMTLLSGSFIDGVRSQGDYDLNNNTGIAVEGNLNTTNFPSIPTLDARRRDRLKNGFWENDFLTSTNWQSTASGQINYPNLSLGSYALNGVTPIQRRINNSTATNNPGEYLMEVCTKLSVSDCGPDDWYVDPSTSLKASAAVGQTFSITTHKAGTTAVFATSEYARYPRRVAFKRNASNQLEEQGSSNKYVPLGIDDSGIIQEFAYSSGGLPRAKQNALWFRTSTDASIANLGKVSYDFNNRLYYYLPIDADGDGSADSTGQPLLVPVLQIHDASSTTGIRGDGTAQNEFRDNWIQQPSDNITVYNATFVLGNSPSRAAETSAGFQNFVRFLENWNLKTAKISGSFIQLKRSSFSTGPISPIFAAKSTTGATNTANDTTANLSLFDYALDTYPTPNGSGLLPFYNAPTNRSWGFDVGLLSEQPDLFAQRFTLTPSGRPNEYFREVGRDDTWVKTLLCAGEASNQTGIPASGVTVTYANAVPNEYRPTSSCPSSIPDDSV; the protein is encoded by the coding sequence ATGCCTCGAAAACGTCAGCTAGTCAAGGCAATTCAAAAAACCTTCAAACAAATTAGCAAGCAGTTTTTATCTGCAATTAACAAGCAAATTATTTGGCTATTAAGGGCTTTTTTCGGCAATCGTAGAAGACACAGTTCGGCGAATGCTGGCTTTGTGTTACCAACAGTGGCGATGGTAATTTTGGTAGTCGTACTGTTAACAACTGCAATTTTATTTCGGTCTTTTGAACGCTCTAAAAACGCCAGCAATGTCCGGGTGAATGAAGCTGTACTCAACGCTGCTAACCCCGCGATTGACCGTGCTAGAGCAAAAATAGATGCACTACTACAAGACCCAACACTACCACGAGGAACTCCTTCTGATAGCGCTTTATATGATGTTCTGAAAAAAGATAAGTATAGGCTTGGTGATGAGACTCGCCTGAAGCTAGCTTTTGATATTGACGGTAATAACAGCATTGATACTAGTAGCGCTTTAGAGAATGATGAAACATTAAAAAGTGCTTGGAAATTTGCCGTTGATACAGATAATAATGGCAAAAAGGACACTTTTACTCTCTATGGAATCTACTTTCGTACACCACCTAGAAACAGTTCAGGGGAGTTTAGTCGTGAAAGAAAAACTCTAGAAGCTAGAACCCCACCAATGGATGGTAGCTCAAATCAGAACTGCGGTAGTGCAAGTGGTTTTTCTAGCTTAGTGGGTAACTCAAGTTGGTATAAGTTAAACAGTGGCAATTTGGGTAAAAGCTTCTTTGTCTATAGTGTTAATGTACCAATCACTCAAATAGGCGGCTTAGATGCTACACAATACGAAACCTATAAAGGAAATAAAAGCGTTGTAGCACTAGAATTTCAGCAAGACCGCACTCGTATTCCCCTTTCAAATAATGCTGTTTGGTTTGAAAACGATCTGGAAGTGATAGTAGGTAGTACAACCTTATTGCTGAATGGAAGAATTCATACAAATGCCAACTTACTAGTAGGGGTGATTAACAGTGGCGGTAATATAACTTTACGGCAAGTTAGCAGCAAAACATCTTGTTTCTACAATGAAGAAAATGGACAGATTAGTGTTGGAGGAAATGTCGGAAATGGTAGTCTTGCTCAAAATAATACTGGTACAAGTGTAAACGTTGACCTTTTTCAAGGTTTTGGTAATAACACTAACACAGATTATATTAACAACACCAATAAATCTACAAGCAGTACTGGTGGTGCAGAAATTGGATTTAATGATGCTGCATTCAATAAGCGTATTGCTGCGATGAAGACTACTGCGATCGCTTTATGCACAACGTGTAATGCCGCAGCTACAACTACTGGTAGTGCTCTCAAAGCTGCTGTTAACGCTAGTGGTTATCCAAGTGATGTGAAAACTAACGTCACAGCCAAAGTACTAGATACTGATGATATCACCACAGCAAAAAATATCCTTTATGACGAAATAGAAGTTTATCTGCGAAATCGTACCCGTCGAGTACCCTTTGCAGAAGTAGCAGATGCTACAGGAGGGGATCAAACAGTTGGATATACCGCTATTACTGCCAGCTTAGATCCTCAACAAACCTGGAGAGAGCCAGTAAATGCTAGTAATCAGCTTACTGGTGCAACAAGTATCACTTTAACTACTTCTCAGCTAGAGGAGACATATCCAGATTTACAAAAGAAAGAAGGCGTTCAGACTAAATTAGGCGATCGCGTTCTTGTAGGTAACAACTTACCTGCTTTATGGCAACAAGGCACTCAATATGTTGGCACAGAAGCTAACCAGTTAATTAGTAGTGGTGGTACTGTTGTTAATTGGACTAGACCAACTGGTTCAGATGCTCAACAAAGATGGCGTAATACTCAAATACAAGCTGTTACAGACCTGGGTTTATCAGACCGAAATGGTTTTTGGGAAGAAAATGCCACAGTAAATCCTGTAAACGATTTAGATAGTGTGGGCGGTGTGCGGATTGTTACTGGTGCAGGTATTTATGTAGATGGTTCTGGTAGTGTTCCAAATACAATAACTGGCCCGTTTTACCCACGAGGTTCTAGTGCCCTTGGTTCATTCTTAACAGCTCCTTCAACTGATACTACAATTGTCTGGCCTGACACAATGCCGATGTCAACACCAGGAAATGGTCGCTCAGGCGATCTCAAAATGCGAGCGACGGCTGTTTATCACTACAAAGTAGACTATGGCACTGACCAAGAACCGATCGCTTGTGTGAGCAGCTACTACGATCCCTCGACCGCAGATACAGCTAAAAACAAAGTTAATCAAGATGGTGGATATGGTGTAGATACTACCAACGGTCGCTCAAACAATGGCGTTGTTTACAACTTTCCTGGAAGAACCTCTTTTACAATTAACAAAACTCGTCTACAACTACAAGCCAACTTAAAATTCCCTAATGGGCGTTGGGTTAATCAACCTTTAAAAGATGCTCTCACAAAAATTGGAACTGCTACCACAGTACCTAGTACTGGTTTGCAGCTAGCTGATTATTCAGCAATTGATACAGCACTTTGTGCTATTTCCATTTTTAGTAGTCCAACTAGTTTTGTTACTCCTACTAACCAACCTGCTCATGGTGCAATCAGAGAAGCATCTTTTCTAGATGCCAGAGAAGCCAAGCAGATTAGTCCCTCAAACACATCAAGCACATACGACTTAGATTTAGAACAGCGCCAACCCCTAGAGGTTCGGGTAACTGACATTGATTTAGGTTCACTAGCGACCACAGCAATAACGGCAAATGAGTATTTATTGCCTTATAGCGGCATTATTTACGCCTCTAGAGATGATGCCTTGCGCGATGCGAGTGAGCCATACACTGAAGGTAATGTAAGTAGCACATCTAACTCAGAGTTACTCAGCCCGACTGATTTTAAACTTGACCCCACACGCCGGCCAAACGGCATTCGCCTGATTAATGGGGGAACTTTAGCAAGAACTAGTACCAATGCTTACAATGCCAAAGAGAAAGGTTTGATTTTAGTAACAAATTTACCCGTATATATCAAGGGTAACTTCAATTTGCACCGCACAAGTACAAGTAGCACTACGGAAATTGAGGAATTTACAGTTTCAGCAAGTACCGACTTCTATGGTCGCAGTACTCGCGAAGATAGATTTGCGTGTCGTCAAGGAAGAACAGGTTGTCCTACTACTGGAGGTGACTTTTGGAGACCAGCAACAATCATTGCCGATTCCATGACCTTACTATCTGGGTCATTTATAGATGGTGTGCGTAGCCAAGGCGATTACGATCTGAACAATAACACTGGTATTGCAGTTGAAGGTAACTTAAACACTACTAACTTTCCCTCCATACCTACTTTAGATGCAAGAAGACGAGACCGCCTGAAAAATGGCTTTTGGGAAAATGACTTTCTTACCAGTACCAATTGGCAATCCACCGCTAGCGGTCAGATAAATTATCCCAACCTGAGTTTAGGCTCTTATGCACTAAATGGGGTAACACCGATTCAAAGAAGAATTAATAACTCCACGGCTACAAACAACCCTGGAGAGTACTTAATGGAAGTATGTACCAAGCTCTCGGTTTCTGATTGTGGCCCAGATGACTGGTATGTCGATCCATCAACCAGCCTGAAAGCATCTGCGGCAGTAGGTCAAACCTTCAGTATCACTACACACAAGGCTGGTACAACTGCTGTATTTGCCACTTCAGAATATGCACGCTATCCTCGTCGGGTCGCCTTTAAACGTAATGCTTCTAACCAATTGGAGGAGCAAGGAAGTAGTAATAAATATGTACCCTTGGGTATAGATGATTCTGGAATAATCCAAGAGTTTGCTTATAGTTCAGGAGGTTTACCAAGAGCAAAGCAAAATGCTCTCTGGTTTAGAACATCAACAGATGCATCTATAGCAAATTTAGGAAAAGTAAGTTACGACTTTAACAACAGACTGTACTATTACCTTCCTATTGATGCTGACGGCGATGGTAGTGCCGATTCAACTGGTCAGCCGCTCTTAGTCCCAGTTTTGCAGATTCATGACGCAAGCAGTACCACTGGCATCAGGGGTGACGGAACAGCACAAAATGAGTTTAGAGATAACTGGATACAACAACCTAGTGATAACATCACTGTATATAATGCAACCTTTGTATTAGGAAATAGCCCCAGTAGAGCGGCTGAAACCTCAGCAGGTTTCCAAAACTTTGTACGATTTTTGGAAAACTGGAATCTTAAAACAGCCAAAATTAGTGGCAGTTTTATTCAATTGAAGCGAAGTAGCTTCTCTACAGGCCCAATTTCACCTATTTTCGCTGCCAAATCAACAACTGGTGCAACTAATACCGCCAATGACACTACCGCTAATCTGAGCCTTTTTGACTATGCACTAGACACTTATCCAACTCCGAACGGCTCAGGTCTGTTACCTTTCTACAACGCACCAACAAACAGAAGTTGGGGGTTTGATGTTGGTCTGTTGTCAGAGCAACCAGATTTGTTTGCCCAAAGATTTACCTTAACTCCATCAGGTCGCCCGAATGAGTACTTTAGAGAAGTTGGTCGAGATGATACCTGGGTGAAAACATTACTCTGTGCTGGTGAAGCTAGTAACCAAACAGGTATACCAGCATCAGGAGTGACAGTAACTTACGCAAATGCAGTTCCCAATGAATATCGCCCAACAAGTAGTTGTCCTTCATCCATACCAGATGACTCGGTTTAA
- the hpsB gene encoding hormogonium polysaccharide secretion pseudopilin HpsB, with amino-acid sequence MMIGKQAKNKRLQTARSYLRASEGGFTIIESLVAILVVSILLVAIAPVLSLSVATRVQSRRIELATQAAKSYIDAVKTKKIAAPTSTGTDTLTAYAAPTATGTLTCAANSYCTVPTGTSLYCVDFDSSGACENTSVTDMIVEGFRYNLASTSAISGYALGVRVYRADAFKDSTTLLKNTSTTKTTQATFTGGIGQRTTPLVEMTTDINDTVPKYSDLCARYTGGCN; translated from the coding sequence ATGATGATAGGGAAACAAGCTAAAAACAAAAGGTTACAGACAGCTAGATCCTACCTACGAGCCAGCGAAGGGGGTTTCACAATTATTGAATCTTTGGTAGCGATACTTGTAGTTAGCATTTTGCTAGTTGCGATCGCACCAGTTCTTTCCCTGTCAGTGGCAACTCGCGTACAATCCCGACGGATAGAATTAGCCACACAAGCTGCCAAATCATATATTGATGCGGTCAAAACTAAGAAAATCGCGGCCCCAACCTCTACGGGTACTGATACCCTAACTGCATACGCCGCTCCCACAGCTACGGGAACTTTAACTTGTGCAGCAAACTCTTACTGCACCGTTCCAACGGGGACATCTTTGTACTGCGTTGATTTTGATAGTAGTGGTGCCTGTGAAAACACCAGTGTTACAGACATGATTGTAGAGGGTTTTCGCTACAACTTAGCTAGTACCAGCGCTATTAGTGGATATGCTTTAGGTGTGCGGGTTTACAGAGCAGATGCTTTCAAAGATAGTACTACTCTACTCAAGAACACTTCTACAACTAAGACAACACAAGCTACTTTCACCGGAGGTATAGGTCAGCGAACAACACCTTTAGTGGAAATGACAACAGATATCAACGACACTGTGCCTAAATATAGCGACCTTTGTGCCCGCTACACAGGTGGTTGCAATTAA